A single window of Carassius auratus strain Wakin chromosome 9, ASM336829v1, whole genome shotgun sequence DNA harbors:
- the ecrg4a gene encoding augurin-A — MVFLLVDLVYSHLPAAVSVENVCVGFPRALSSSLLSVHSLADQRRCANRQRRQEIMVSEKFYLRLLTFVTLLTVLALSDVASENTLEKLLMKKVDGDVKPAAAVAVTPSRAKQFLASLKRPKRNLWDRSRPDVQQWIQQFMYMGYDEARLETDLAYWMDYYRSSDQGRQHHYDENSPMGPRSAGSYRHGANVNYDYY; from the exons TCTTTCTGCTAGTCGACTTGGTTTACAGTCATTTGCCAGCTGCAGTTTCCGTTGAGAACGTTTGCGTGGGCTTTCCTCGggctctctcctcctctctcctctctgtgCATTCGCTTGCAGATCAACGGCGTTGCGCAAATCGACAGAGGAGACAAGAAATCATGGTTTCTGAAAAGTTTTACTTGCGCTTGCTCACCTTCGTGACCCTTTTGACAGTACTGGCACTCTCGG ATGTCGCAAGTGAGAACACTCTGGAAAAACTCTTGATGAAAAAGG TGGACGGTGATGTAAAGCCAGCTGCAGCTGTGGCTGTGACTCCCTCCAGGGCCAAACAGTTCCTGGCCTCCCTTAAAAGACCCAAAAGGAACCTGTGGGACCGCAGCCGCCCTGATGTTCAGCAGTGGATCCAGCAGTTCATGTACATGGGCTATGATGAAGCA AGACTTGAAACGGATCTGGCCTACTGGATGGACTACTACCGCTCCAGTGACCAGGGTCGCCAGCATCACTATGATGAAAACTCTCCCATGGGGCCCCGCAGCGCCGGCTCTTACAGACACGGGGCTAATGTCAATTACGACTACTACTAA